One genomic segment of Pandoraea sputorum includes these proteins:
- a CDS encoding RsmB/NOP family class I SAM-dependent RNA methyltransferase, translating to MRGERLPPALFEHTQRLLGSVLTFTGPADTLVSTYFRANDKLGHRERGVLAETVFAILRRKLEFGQHAVSGTGSQERRLALLGLAFTRGIASVELVATPEEATWLEHVGQIDPASLAPRVRTNLPAWLYDRLAARFDATELEALAAALNQPAPLDCRVNLIKANRDDVLAGLRESGFSAEPTPMAPNGIRLAGKPALQKHPLFMSGAIEVQDEGSQLLCQLVAPRRGEMIVDFCAGAGGKTLAIGAAMRSTGRLYAFDVSEKRLAKLKPRLARSGLSNVYPVMIDSENDSKIKRLAGKIDRVLVDAPCSGLGTLRRNPDLKWRQSPQSVEELTQKQTSILASAARLVKPGGRLVYATCSVLTEENGAIAEAFLAAHPDFVLLPANELLAAQKIGLDTGKYLELLPHRNGTDGFFAAVFERRPAAKASVVSSAKIDE from the coding sequence ATGCGTGGCGAGCGTCTGCCCCCGGCGTTGTTCGAACATACGCAGCGCCTGCTCGGCAGCGTGCTGACGTTCACCGGCCCGGCCGACACGCTGGTTAGCACGTACTTCCGCGCCAACGACAAGCTGGGGCACCGCGAGCGCGGTGTGCTGGCGGAGACGGTCTTCGCTATCCTGCGTCGCAAGCTCGAGTTCGGTCAGCATGCCGTGAGCGGCACGGGCTCGCAGGAGCGCCGTCTCGCGCTGCTCGGACTGGCCTTCACGCGCGGCATCGCGTCGGTAGAACTGGTCGCCACCCCCGAAGAAGCCACGTGGCTTGAGCACGTGGGTCAGATCGATCCGGCCAGCCTTGCGCCGCGAGTGCGTACTAACTTGCCTGCGTGGCTGTACGACCGTCTGGCCGCGCGTTTCGATGCGACCGAACTGGAAGCCCTCGCCGCCGCGCTGAACCAGCCGGCGCCGCTGGACTGCCGCGTGAACCTGATCAAGGCGAACCGCGACGACGTGCTGGCTGGCCTGCGCGAAAGCGGGTTCTCGGCCGAGCCGACGCCCATGGCGCCTAATGGCATTCGTCTGGCGGGCAAGCCGGCGTTGCAGAAGCACCCGTTGTTCATGTCCGGCGCAATCGAAGTGCAGGACGAAGGCAGCCAGCTGCTGTGCCAACTGGTCGCACCGCGTCGTGGTGAGATGATCGTCGACTTCTGCGCAGGGGCGGGCGGCAAGACCCTCGCGATCGGTGCGGCCATGCGCTCGACCGGGCGTCTGTATGCGTTCGACGTGTCGGAGAAGCGTCTGGCCAAGCTCAAGCCGCGTCTGGCGCGCAGCGGCCTGTCGAACGTCTATCCGGTGATGATCGACAGTGAGAACGACAGCAAGATCAAGCGTCTGGCGGGCAAGATCGACCGCGTGCTGGTCGATGCGCCGTGCAGCGGGCTCGGCACGCTGCGTCGCAATCCGGACCTGAAGTGGCGTCAGTCGCCGCAGTCGGTCGAAGAACTCACGCAGAAGCAGACGTCCATCCTCGCGAGCGCCGCGCGCCTCGTGAAGCCGGGCGGCCGCCTCGTGTACGCGACGTGCAGTGTGCTGACCGAAGAGAACGGCGCGATTGCGGAGGCGTTCCTCGCTGCACATCCGGACTTTGTGCTGCTGCCTGCGAACGAATTGCTGGCGGCGCAGAAAATCGGACTCGACACGGGCAAGTACCTTGAACTGCTGCCGCATCGCAACGGGACCGACGGCTTTTTCGCCGCCGTATTCGAGCGTCGTCCGGCTGCCAAGGCCTCCGTCGTGTCGTCAGCGAAGATCGACGAATAA
- the lspA gene encoding signal peptidase II, translating into MASKAGARTGAKRGGGSNARSGASLGLAPWLGIAVIAILIDQVTKLTILKTFQYGEFRPLTSFFNLVLVYNKGAAFNFLAAAGGWQRWFFTLLGIVAATVIVVLLKRHNGQKMFCLSLSLILGGALGNVIDRVVYGHVIDFLDFHVGGWHWPAFNVADSAICVGAVLLVIDELRRVRRGK; encoded by the coding sequence ATGGCAAGCAAAGCAGGCGCCCGTACGGGCGCGAAACGTGGTGGTGGCAGCAATGCCCGTAGCGGCGCGTCCCTCGGGCTGGCGCCGTGGCTGGGCATCGCGGTCATTGCGATCCTGATCGATCAGGTCACCAAACTTACGATTCTGAAGACGTTCCAGTATGGCGAATTCCGTCCGCTGACCTCGTTCTTCAATCTCGTGCTGGTGTACAACAAGGGCGCAGCGTTCAACTTCCTGGCCGCCGCCGGGGGCTGGCAACGCTGGTTCTTCACGCTGCTCGGCATCGTGGCTGCGACGGTCATCGTGGTGTTGCTCAAGCGTCATAACGGTCAGAAGATGTTCTGCCTGTCGCTGTCGCTGATTCTCGGTGGCGCGCTGGGCAACGTGATCGATCGGGTGGTCTACGGCCATGTGATCGACTTTCTGGACTTTCACGTCGGCGGCTGGCACTGGCCGGCGTTCAATGTGGCCGACTCGGCCATTTGCGTGGGCGCAGTGCTGCTGGTGATCGACGAGTTGCGACGCGTGCGGCGCGGCAAGTAG
- the purN gene encoding phosphoribosylglycinamide formyltransferase — MKNIVILISGRGSNMQAIVRACTAEGWPARVAAIIANRPDAEGLAFAQENGIPTAVIPSRGKTREDFDAELAAEIDRHQPDLVVLAGFMRILTPEFTGRYAGRLINIHPSLLPAFPGLQTHARALEAGCKIVGATVHFVTAELDHGPYVVQTALPVRDGDTPETLAERILPLEHIIYPRAVRWFVEDRLVIAEGRVTLTPRADGTSDSQDSQWLFGEDV, encoded by the coding sequence ATGAAGAACATTGTCATCCTGATTTCCGGACGAGGCAGCAACATGCAGGCCATCGTCCGGGCCTGTACCGCAGAAGGCTGGCCGGCCCGCGTGGCCGCCATCATCGCCAATCGTCCCGACGCCGAAGGCCTGGCATTTGCCCAGGAAAACGGCATCCCCACGGCCGTGATTCCGAGTCGCGGCAAGACCCGCGAAGATTTCGACGCCGAGCTTGCCGCCGAGATCGACCGCCATCAGCCCGATCTGGTCGTGCTTGCCGGGTTCATGCGCATTCTCACGCCGGAATTCACCGGCCGCTACGCCGGACGTCTCATCAACATCCATCCGTCGCTGTTGCCCGCGTTCCCGGGGCTGCAAACGCACGCCCGTGCACTGGAAGCCGGCTGCAAGATCGTCGGCGCAACGGTGCATTTCGTGACGGCCGAGCTGGACCATGGCCCGTACGTGGTGCAAACGGCCTTGCCTGTGCGCGACGGCGACACGCCCGAGACACTGGCGGAGCGCATTCTGCCCCTGGAACACATCATTTACCCGCGCGCTGTGCGCTGGTTCGTGGAAGACCGTCTGGTCATCGCCGAGGGGCGCGTGACCCTGACGCCGCGTGCTGACGGCACTTCCGATTCACAAGATTCGCAATGGCTTTTTGGTGAGGACGTATGA
- the dut gene encoding dUTP diphosphatase: protein MKLDVKILDERLRTQLPAYATPGSAGLDLRACLDAPMTIAAGQTVLVPTGLAVHLADPGYAALILPRSGLGHKHGIVLGNLVGLIDSDYQGQLMVSTWNRGNEPFVLNPFERLAQLVIVPVVQAEFNIVDEFPESDRGAGGFGSTGKQ, encoded by the coding sequence ATGAAACTCGACGTCAAGATCCTCGACGAACGCCTGCGCACGCAGTTGCCCGCCTATGCCACGCCGGGCAGCGCCGGCCTCGATTTGCGTGCGTGCCTCGACGCACCCATGACCATCGCCGCGGGCCAGACCGTGCTCGTGCCGACGGGTCTGGCCGTCCATCTGGCCGATCCGGGCTACGCCGCGCTGATTCTCCCGCGCTCCGGGCTCGGCCATAAGCACGGCATCGTGCTGGGCAATCTGGTCGGCCTGATCGACTCGGACTATCAGGGGCAGTTGATGGTCTCGACGTGGAATCGCGGCAACGAACCGTTCGTGCTGAACCCGTTCGAGCGTCTGGCACAACTGGTGATCGTGCCGGTCGTGCAAGCCGAGTTCAACATCGTCGACGAATTCCCGGAAAGCGATCGCGGCGCCGGTGGCTTCGGTAGTACCGGCAAGCAGTAA
- the ileS gene encoding isoleucine--tRNA ligase — translation MSEKKAPSKYPVNLLDTPFPMRGDLPKREPLWVKQWQEKKIYDKIRKASKGRPKFILHDGPPYANGDIHIGHAVNKILKDMIVKARSLAGFDAAYVPGWDCHGMPIEIQIEKQFGKHLPVREVQEKARAYAAVQIERQKADFERLGVLGDWDNPYKTMNFANEAGELRALAKILENGYVYRGLKPVNWCFDCGSALAEAEVEYKDKTDLAIDVGFAFAEPEKVAKAFGLPKLPREDGFIVIWTTTPWTIPSNQALNVHPEIEYALVSTERGLLILATDRVEECLKTYGLHGEIVARTKGEALSLIRFRHPLATADEGYNRTSPVYLGDYVTTDTGTGIVHSAPAYGVEDFVSCKAHGMVDADIRMPVLGDGRYQDSLPLFGGQSIWDANPQIVDTLRDAGTLFHSFKYTHSYMHCWRHKSPIIYRATNQWFAGMDVKPVDGAPGNGQTLREIALAGIEATEFFPSWGKQRLHNMIAHRPDWTLSRQRQWGVPMAFFVHKETGALHPRTPELLEAVAKRVETEGIEAWQTLDPVELLGDEAKDYVKNRDTLDVWFDSGTTHWHVLRGSHAHELGFPADLYLEGSDQHRGWFHSSLLTASMLDGRPPYKALLTHGFTVDGQGRKMSKSIGNTIVPQEVADKLGAEIIRLWVASTDYSGELSISDEILKRVTEGYRRIRNTLRFLLANLADYDHAKHAMPADQWLEIDRYAVALSQSLQTEVLGHYDRYEFHPVVSKLQTFCSEDLGGFYLDILKDRLYTSAPDAPARRAAQNALYHITQGLLKMMAPFLSFTAEEAWQVFQPGNDTIFTETYYAYPEVAEGSRLLEKWHLLRTVRGDVTKALEEARAAEQIGSSLQAEVDVRVSGRKYDVLASLGDDLRFVLITSAAKVSQVASEAEEGVVVTPSTHQKCERCWHYREDVGADAAHPTLCGRCVSNLFGSGEHRSAA, via the coding sequence ATGAGCGAAAAGAAAGCCCCGAGCAAATACCCTGTCAACCTGCTGGACACGCCGTTCCCGATGCGTGGCGACCTGCCCAAGCGCGAGCCGCTGTGGGTCAAGCAATGGCAGGAAAAGAAGATCTACGACAAGATCCGCAAAGCCAGCAAAGGCCGTCCGAAGTTCATCCTGCACGACGGCCCGCCGTATGCGAACGGCGACATCCACATCGGTCACGCGGTCAACAAGATCCTCAAGGACATGATCGTCAAGGCGCGCAGCCTCGCGGGCTTCGACGCCGCCTACGTGCCGGGCTGGGACTGCCACGGCATGCCCATCGAAATCCAGATCGAAAAGCAGTTCGGCAAGCACCTGCCGGTGCGCGAAGTGCAGGAAAAGGCGCGCGCCTACGCTGCAGTGCAGATCGAGCGCCAGAAGGCCGACTTCGAGCGCCTGGGCGTGCTCGGCGACTGGGACAATCCGTACAAGACCATGAACTTTGCGAACGAGGCCGGTGAGCTTCGTGCGCTCGCGAAGATCCTGGAGAACGGCTACGTGTATCGTGGTCTGAAGCCGGTGAACTGGTGCTTCGATTGCGGCTCGGCGCTGGCCGAAGCGGAAGTCGAATACAAGGACAAGACCGATCTGGCCATCGACGTGGGCTTCGCCTTCGCGGAACCGGAAAAGGTCGCCAAGGCCTTCGGTCTGCCGAAGCTGCCGCGCGAAGACGGGTTCATCGTCATCTGGACGACGACCCCGTGGACCATCCCGTCGAACCAGGCGCTCAATGTCCATCCGGAAATCGAGTACGCCCTCGTTTCGACCGAGCGCGGCCTGCTGATTCTGGCGACCGATCGCGTCGAAGAGTGCCTGAAGACTTACGGCCTGCACGGCGAGATCGTCGCGCGCACGAAGGGTGAAGCGCTCTCGCTGATCCGCTTCCGTCACCCGCTCGCCACCGCCGACGAGGGTTACAACCGCACCTCGCCGGTCTACCTCGGCGACTATGTGACGACCGATACCGGTACCGGTATCGTCCACTCGGCCCCGGCCTACGGCGTGGAAGACTTCGTGTCGTGCAAGGCGCACGGCATGGTGGACGCCGACATCCGCATGCCGGTGCTGGGCGACGGCCGCTATCAGGACAGCCTGCCGCTGTTCGGCGGCCAGTCGATCTGGGACGCCAACCCGCAGATCGTCGACACGCTGCGCGACGCGGGCACGCTGTTCCATTCGTTCAAGTACACGCACAGCTACATGCACTGCTGGCGTCACAAGTCGCCGATCATCTATCGCGCGACGAACCAGTGGTTTGCAGGCATGGACGTGAAGCCGGTCGACGGCGCACCGGGCAACGGCCAGACACTGCGCGAGATCGCGCTCGCCGGTATCGAAGCGACGGAGTTCTTCCCGTCGTGGGGCAAGCAACGTCTGCACAACATGATCGCGCATCGCCCGGACTGGACGCTCTCGCGTCAGCGCCAATGGGGCGTGCCGATGGCGTTCTTCGTCCACAAGGAAACCGGTGCCCTGCACCCGCGCACGCCCGAGCTGCTCGAAGCCGTGGCCAAGCGTGTGGAAACCGAAGGCATCGAAGCCTGGCAGACGCTCGACCCGGTCGAGCTGCTCGGCGACGAGGCCAAGGATTACGTGAAGAACCGCGACACGCTCGACGTGTGGTTCGACTCGGGCACCACGCACTGGCACGTGCTGCGCGGCTCGCATGCGCATGAGTTGGGCTTCCCGGCCGATCTGTATCTGGAAGGCTCGGACCAGCACCGCGGCTGGTTCCATTCGTCGCTGCTGACCGCATCGATGCTCGACGGCCGCCCGCCCTACAAGGCGCTGCTCACACACGGCTTCACCGTCGACGGTCAGGGCCGCAAGATGTCGAAGTCGATCGGCAACACGATCGTGCCGCAGGAAGTTGCCGACAAGCTTGGCGCGGAAATCATCCGTCTGTGGGTGGCCTCGACCGACTACTCGGGCGAGCTGTCTATCTCGGACGAGATCCTCAAGCGCGTGACGGAAGGCTACCGCCGCATCCGCAACACGCTGCGCTTCCTGCTCGCGAACCTGGCCGACTACGACCACGCGAAGCACGCCATGCCCGCGGATCAGTGGCTGGAAATCGACCGTTACGCCGTGGCGCTGTCGCAATCGCTGCAAACCGAAGTCCTCGGCCATTACGATCGTTACGAGTTCCACCCGGTCGTGTCCAAGCTCCAGACGTTCTGCTCGGAAGACCTCGGCGGCTTCTACCTCGACATCCTCAAGGATCGTCTGTACACGAGCGCGCCGGACGCCCCGGCACGCCGCGCCGCGCAGAACGCGCTGTATCACATCACGCAGGGCCTGCTGAAGATGATGGCGCCGTTCCTGTCGTTCACGGCGGAAGAAGCGTGGCAGGTGTTCCAGCCGGGCAACGACACGATCTTCACGGAAACTTACTACGCCTATCCGGAAGTCGCGGAAGGTTCGCGTCTGCTTGAGAAGTGGCATCTGCTGCGCACCGTGCGCGGCGACGTCACCAAGGCGCTGGAAGAAGCGCGCGCCGCCGAGCAAATCGGCTCGTCGCTGCAAGCCGAAGTGGACGTGCGCGTCTCGGGTCGCAAGTATGACGTGCTGGCCAGCCTTGGCGACGACCTGCGTTTCGTGCTGATCACGTCGGCCGCGAAGGTCTCGCAGGTTGCTTCGGAAGCCGAGGAAGGCGTGGTCGTCACGCCGTCGACGCATCAAAAGTGCGAGCGCTGCTGGCACTATCGTGAAGACGTGGGCGCAGACGCCGCTCACCCCACCCTTTGCGGACGTTGCGTGTCGAATCTGTTCGGCAGCGGCGAACACCGGAGCGCGGCATAA
- a CDS encoding bifunctional riboflavin kinase/FAD synthetase, giving the protein MRVFRGLPNAQSKAPCVLTIGNFDGVHLGHQALLARVRAAAAARGLPVCVMTFEPHPREYFTPDRAPARISNLRDKFEALRSHGVDRLVVEHFNAHFAGQSPEDFVRNIIVDGLHTRWLLVGDDFRFGAKRAGDIEYLRDAGRRFDFVVEQMPTIAHDGVRISSSEVRTALADGNFERAHALLGRPYAITGHVVHGMKLGRKLGFPTLNLRIAHKHPALSGIFVVQVHGLADKPLPAVASLGLRPTVDDSGRVLLEVHLLDFVGDCYGKLVRVEFLQKLRDEVKYDGLAELEAAIAQDTREARAYFAHALDANGPSARRDFATTATDRIS; this is encoded by the coding sequence GTGCGAGTCTTCCGGGGTCTACCCAACGCGCAAAGCAAAGCGCCCTGCGTGCTGACGATCGGCAATTTCGACGGCGTGCATCTGGGCCACCAGGCACTGCTCGCGCGCGTGCGCGCGGCGGCGGCTGCGCGCGGCTTGCCGGTGTGCGTGATGACGTTCGAGCCGCATCCCCGCGAATACTTCACGCCCGACCGGGCGCCTGCCCGCATCTCCAATTTGCGCGACAAGTTCGAAGCGCTGCGCTCGCACGGCGTCGACCGTCTCGTGGTGGAGCACTTCAACGCCCATTTCGCCGGACAGTCGCCCGAAGACTTCGTGCGCAACATCATTGTCGATGGCCTGCATACGCGCTGGCTGCTGGTGGGTGACGATTTCCGCTTCGGCGCGAAGCGCGCGGGCGACATCGAATATCTGCGCGACGCCGGCCGTCGCTTCGACTTCGTCGTCGAGCAGATGCCGACCATCGCACACGACGGCGTGCGTATTTCCAGTTCGGAAGTGCGTACGGCGCTCGCCGACGGCAACTTCGAGCGCGCTCACGCGCTGCTCGGGCGTCCGTACGCCATCACCGGTCACGTCGTGCACGGCATGAAGCTCGGCCGCAAGCTGGGCTTCCCGACGCTCAATCTGCGCATCGCGCACAAGCACCCGGCCCTCTCGGGCATCTTCGTCGTTCAGGTGCACGGTCTGGCGGACAAACCGCTACCCGCCGTGGCAAGCCTGGGCCTGCGCCCGACTGTGGACGATTCCGGTCGCGTGCTGCTCGAAGTGCATCTGCTCGACTTCGTCGGCGATTGCTACGGCAAACTGGTGCGCGTGGAATTTTTGCAGAAGCTGCGTGACGAAGTGAAATACGACGGACTGGCCGAACTCGAAGCTGCGATCGCGCAGGACACGCGCGAAGCCCGCGCCTATTTCGCCCATGCGCTCGACGCCAACGGCCCGAGCGCACGACGCGACTTCGCCACCACGGCGACCGACCGAATTAGTTGA
- a CDS encoding LLM class flavin-dependent oxidoreductase, with the protein MTQPAARIKLSVLDQTPVIHGHSVADAIAATVELAQAADDLGYTRYWCAEHHGLRGVANPAPEVMIARLASVTKRLRVGSGGVMLPYYSPFKLAEQFLMLEALFPNRIDLGVGRAPGGDMRTARAVAKGPYDAGEHFPQQVAELAGLFGDTLADDHPYRGVLLQPAVQTRPELWVLGSSEFGGLLAAQLGLRYCFAHFINAHYGHRVTQAYRERFTPGQLDKPYCSVALFIICADTDAQAEALEAGVDLRRVQMAYGMNEPIPSLEQGAQAKQQYRERELSVIAREKPRSIIGTPERVTERVLELQEQFEADEITVLTVAGSYRARLRSHELLAQAFSLRTDD; encoded by the coding sequence ATGACGCAACCCGCTGCACGTATCAAACTGTCGGTGCTCGATCAGACACCGGTCATCCACGGCCACAGCGTGGCCGACGCCATCGCCGCCACCGTCGAACTGGCGCAAGCCGCCGACGATCTCGGCTATACGCGCTACTGGTGCGCAGAGCACCATGGACTGCGCGGCGTGGCCAACCCCGCGCCGGAAGTCATGATCGCCCGGCTGGCGAGCGTGACGAAGCGCCTGCGCGTGGGCTCGGGTGGCGTGATGCTGCCCTACTACAGCCCCTTCAAGCTGGCCGAACAATTTCTGATGCTCGAAGCGCTGTTTCCGAATCGCATCGACCTCGGGGTGGGTCGCGCGCCGGGGGGCGACATGCGCACTGCGCGCGCCGTCGCCAAGGGGCCGTACGACGCAGGCGAGCACTTCCCGCAACAAGTCGCCGAACTGGCGGGACTCTTCGGCGACACGCTGGCCGACGATCACCCGTACCGTGGCGTGCTCCTGCAACCGGCCGTGCAAACGCGCCCCGAGTTGTGGGTACTCGGCTCCAGCGAGTTCGGCGGATTGCTCGCCGCACAACTCGGTCTGCGCTACTGCTTCGCGCACTTCATCAATGCGCATTACGGCCATCGCGTGACGCAGGCCTATCGCGAGCGCTTCACGCCGGGCCAGCTCGACAAGCCCTACTGCTCGGTCGCGTTGTTCATCATCTGCGCGGATACGGATGCGCAAGCCGAGGCGCTGGAAGCAGGCGTGGATTTGCGTCGCGTGCAGATGGCATATGGCATGAACGAACCCATCCCGAGCCTCGAGCAGGGCGCGCAGGCCAAGCAGCAGTATCGCGAGCGAGAACTGTCCGTGATCGCCCGGGAGAAGCCGCGTAGTATCATCGGCACCCCGGAGCGGGTGACCGAACGTGTGCTGGAATTGCAAGAGCAGTTCGAAGCCGACGAGATCACCGTGCTGACGGTCGCTGGCAGCTATCGCGCCCGTCTGCGTTCGCATGAACTGCTGGCGCAAGCGTTTTCGCTGCGCACCGATGACTGA
- the coaBC gene encoding bifunctional phosphopantothenoylcysteine decarboxylase/phosphopantothenate--cysteine ligase CoaBC: MERGELAGKTIVLGLTGGIACYKSAELTRLLIKAGATVQVVMTEAATQFITPLTMQALSGRPVFTSQWDNRIDNNMAHIDLSREADAILIAPASTDFLAKLAHGMADDLLSTLCVARDCPLLVAPAMNRQMWANPATQRNAATLRGDGIAILGPGSGDQACGEIGDGRMLEPEDLYEALAGFFQPKRLAGRRVLITAGPTFEPIDPVRGLTNLSSGKMGFALARAAAQAGAEVHLVAGPTSLATPYGVTRSNVQTAQQMYDAVMADVSRNDIFIAVAAVADWRVRDIAHDKIKKTGDADVPTLEFVQNPDILAAVAQLPKPPFCVGFAAESGDLEKHGAQKRQRKQVPLLVGNLGPATFGQDDNEVILFDEAGQKRLPRADKQALARSLIIEIAARLPSRH; the protein is encoded by the coding sequence ATGGAACGTGGTGAACTGGCTGGCAAGACCATCGTGCTCGGCCTGACGGGCGGCATCGCCTGCTACAAGTCGGCAGAACTCACGCGGCTGCTCATCAAGGCCGGTGCCACGGTGCAGGTCGTGATGACCGAGGCCGCCACGCAATTCATCACCCCGCTCACGATGCAGGCGCTCTCGGGCCGCCCTGTATTCACGAGTCAATGGGACAACCGCATCGACAACAACATGGCGCACATCGACCTCTCGCGTGAGGCCGACGCCATTCTCATCGCCCCCGCCTCGACCGACTTCCTCGCCAAGCTCGCACACGGCATGGCCGACGATCTGCTCTCCACATTGTGTGTGGCACGCGATTGCCCGCTCCTGGTCGCGCCTGCGATGAACCGTCAGATGTGGGCCAATCCGGCCACGCAACGCAACGCGGCGACGCTGCGCGGCGACGGCATCGCAATTCTCGGCCCGGGCAGTGGCGATCAGGCCTGCGGCGAAATCGGCGACGGGCGCATGCTCGAACCGGAAGACCTGTACGAAGCACTCGCTGGCTTCTTCCAGCCGAAGCGGCTCGCGGGACGCCGCGTGCTCATCACCGCTGGCCCGACCTTCGAGCCGATCGATCCGGTGCGCGGACTCACGAATCTCTCCAGCGGCAAGATGGGGTTCGCCCTCGCACGCGCTGCCGCACAGGCGGGTGCCGAAGTGCATCTCGTGGCCGGACCGACTTCGCTGGCGACGCCCTACGGCGTGACGCGCAGCAACGTCCAGACGGCACAGCAAATGTATGACGCCGTGATGGCCGACGTTTCGCGTAACGACATCTTCATCGCGGTGGCCGCCGTGGCCGACTGGCGCGTGCGCGACATCGCGCACGACAAGATCAAGAAGACGGGCGACGCCGATGTCCCGACGCTCGAATTCGTCCAGAACCCGGACATTCTCGCCGCCGTGGCGCAGTTGCCGAAGCCGCCGTTTTGCGTGGGCTTTGCTGCCGAGTCGGGCGATCTCGAAAAGCACGGCGCGCAAAAGCGTCAGCGCAAACAGGTGCCATTGCTTGTGGGCAATCTCGGCCCGGCCACGTTCGGGCAGGATGACAACGAAGTCATTCTGTTCGACGAAGCGGGACAGAAGCGTTTACCGCGCGCCGACAAGCAAGCGCTCGCTCGCAGCCTGATCATCGAAATCGCCGCACGGCTACCGTCGCGGCACTGA
- a CDS encoding MFS transporter — translation MTQPPTSARPAVSVYGTLSMLAAIMFFGFMTIGMPLPVLPVYVHETLGFGSFMVGVTIGIQSVVTLLLRSYAGRTVDTRGPRNAVLTGLCGCAAAGVLYLVASMMPTPSLALGVLLLGRVVLGFGESLLLTGGMSWGIGLLGAAHASKAISWQGVSMYTALAVGAPFGAYLLQTAGFTVVSLVNIGLPAVAFAIALRLPAAAPVGGTRLSFFKVVGLVWRPGLAMTLGSIGYAVIAAFITLFYASHGWSGAAFALTLYSGTFIAMRILLSHAVDRFGGRRVAMCSLVFSAIGQFLLWGAVNPHMALAGAALTGMGFSLVFPALGVEALRSVPPQNRGAALAAYSAFFDLALGLIGPMAGLVANFFGYASIFLCGAVGGIVAILMIARLPHAGPGAAPVDSSAGSGH, via the coding sequence ATGACGCAACCTCCTACCTCCGCGCGGCCAGCCGTCAGTGTCTACGGGACACTGAGCATGCTCGCCGCGATCATGTTCTTCGGCTTCATGACCATTGGCATGCCGTTGCCCGTGCTGCCGGTGTACGTCCACGAGACGCTGGGCTTCGGCTCGTTCATGGTCGGCGTGACGATCGGTATCCAGTCGGTCGTCACGCTCCTGCTGCGCTCCTATGCCGGCCGCACCGTCGACACGCGCGGCCCACGCAATGCTGTGCTGACCGGCCTGTGCGGCTGCGCGGCAGCCGGTGTGCTGTACCTTGTCGCCTCGATGATGCCGACCCCCTCGCTGGCGCTGGGCGTGCTGCTGCTCGGACGCGTCGTGCTCGGCTTCGGTGAAAGCCTGCTGCTCACGGGCGGCATGTCGTGGGGCATCGGCCTGCTCGGCGCAGCTCACGCGAGCAAGGCGATTTCGTGGCAAGGCGTGTCGATGTACACCGCGCTGGCCGTGGGTGCGCCGTTCGGTGCGTATTTGCTGCAAACGGCGGGCTTCACTGTCGTTTCGCTCGTCAACATCGGCCTGCCAGCCGTGGCGTTCGCCATTGCGCTGCGTCTGCCCGCTGCGGCGCCAGTCGGTGGGACCCGTCTGTCGTTCTTCAAGGTGGTCGGGCTGGTGTGGCGTCCTGGTCTCGCGATGACCCTCGGGAGCATCGGCTATGCCGTCATCGCAGCCTTCATTACGCTCTTCTACGCGAGCCACGGTTGGTCGGGCGCAGCGTTTGCACTCACGCTCTACAGCGGGACGTTCATCGCGATGCGAATTCTGCTCTCGCACGCAGTCGACCGTTTCGGCGGACGCCGCGTCGCCATGTGCTCGCTCGTCTTCAGCGCCATCGGTCAGTTCCTGCTGTGGGGCGCCGTCAATCCGCATATGGCGCTCGCGGGCGCAGCGCTCACGGGGATGGGCTTCTCGCTGGTGTTTCCTGCACTCGGCGTGGAGGCGTTGCGTTCGGTGCCGCCGCAGAACCGCGGCGCGGCGCTGGCCGCCTACTCGGCGTTTTTCGATCTCGCGCTCGGCCTGATCGGACCGATGGCCGGTCTCGTCGCCAACTTCTTCGGCTACGCCTCGATCTTCCTTTGCGGTGCCGTTGGCGGCATCGTCGCCATTCTGATGATTGCGCGCCTGCCGCATGCAGGCCCCGGTGCCGCCCCGGTGGATTCGTCCGCCGGCAGCGGTCACTGA